Proteins from a genomic interval of Acanthopagrus latus isolate v.2019 chromosome 7, fAcaLat1.1, whole genome shotgun sequence:
- the kcng1 gene encoding potassium voltage-gated channel subfamily G member 1, with protein MTLLAGDGSDYDYSALSCASDTSFNAPPLQEEEAQKGAFYKRAQRAPDFSTVHDDTLLSSSRKLHAIINVGGLRYKLPWTTLEDFPLSRLGQLHLCSSFDEIMSICDDYDVTHNEYFFDRSPCAFRTILTFLRAGKLRSLREMCALSFREELLYWGVPEESLEWCCRRRLLQRVEEFEAMERAEEEEELLEDLLDSDSGHKDRAAESRINRCMGKLRDMVERPHSGLPGKIFACLSVLFVTITAINLSISTMPAMREEEEAGTCSQMCYNIFIVETVCVAWFSLEFTLRFIQDRSKLTFLRQPLNLIDVVAILPYYITLVVDSTSKGEKRPGSGSSYLDKVGLVLRVLRALRILYVMRLARHSLGLQTLGLTARRCTREFGLLLLFLCVAIALYSPLLYLIENEMAATQEFTSIPATYWWAVITMTTVGYGDMVPRSIPGQVVALSSILSGILLMAFPVTSIFHTFSRSYLELKQEQQRVLQRRTHFLLRSRMAGLGSNLSLESDMLFNIGSDPRDLDD; from the exons ATGACCCTGTTGGCGGGTGATGGCTCCGACTATGACTACAGTGCCCTGAGCTGCGCCTCCGACACCTCCTTCAACGCGCCTCCCCTGCAAGAGGAGGAGGCTCAAAAGGGAGCCTTCTACAAGAGGGCGCAGCGGGCCCCTGACTTCAGCACCGTCCATGACGACACACTGCTGTCCAGCTCCCGGAAGCTCCACGCCATCATCAATGTGGGTGGCCTGCGGTACAAGTTGCCCTGGACCACCTTGGAGGACTTCCCCCTGTCTCGGCTGGGCCAGCtgcacctctgcagcagctttgaCGAGATCATGAGTATCTGTGACGACTATGATGTCACGCACAATGAGTACTTCTTCGACCGCAGCCCCTGTGCCTTCCGTACCATCCTGACCTTCCTGCGGGCGGGCAAGCTGCGGTCCCTCAGGGAGATGTGCGCCCTGTCCTTCAGGGAGGAGCTGCTCTACTGGGGGGTCCCCGAGGAGAGCCTGGAGTGGTGCTGTCGCCGGCGCCTCCTGCAACGCGTGGAGGAGTTTGAAGCAatggagagggcagaggaggaggaggagctcctGGAGGATCTGTTGGATTCGGACAGCGGCCATAAGGATCGTGCAGCCGAGTCCAGAATCAACCGGTGCATGGGCAAGTTAAGAGACATGGTGGAGAGGCCTCACTCAGGCCTCCCCGGGAAGATCTTCGCTTGTTTATCAGTGCTGTTCGTCACCATCACGGCCATCAACCTATCAATCAGCACCATGCCTGCcatgagggaagaggaggaggcg GGCACGTGTTCCCAGATGTGCTACAACATCTTCATCGTGGAGACGGTGTGCGTGGCCTGGTTCTCCCTGGAGTTCACCCTGCGCTTCATTCAAGACCGCAGCAAGCTGACCTTCCTCAGGCAGCCCCTCAACCTGATAGACGTGGTGGCCATCCTGCCGTACTACATCACCCTGGTGGTGGACAGCACCTCCAAAGGGGAGAAGCGGCCGGGCTCTGGCAGCAGCTACTTGGACAAAGTGGGCTTGGTGCTGCGCGTCCTCAGGGCCCTGCGTATCCTCTACGTGATGCGCCTGGCTCGCCATTCGCTGGGCCTGCAGACTCTGGGCCTGACAGCACGCCGCTGCACACGAGAGTTTggactgctcctcctcttcctgtgcgTGGCCATCGCACTGTACTCCCCCTTGCTGTACTTGATTGAGAATGAAATGGCCGCCACGCAGGAGTTCACCAGCATCCCTGCGACCTACTGGTGGGCGgtcatcaccatgacaaccgTGGGATACGGGGACATGGTGCCAAGGAGCATCCCGGGCCAGGTGGTGGCTCTGAGCAGCATCCTGAGCGGGATCCTCCTCATGGCCTTCCCCGTCACCTCCATCTTCCACACCTTCTCGCGGTCCTACTTGGAGCtgaagcaggagcagcagagggtgctgcagaggaggacgCACTTCCTGCTGCGGAGCCGCATGGCCGGCCTGGGCAGCAACCTGTCCTTAGAGAGCGATATGCTCTTCAACATAGGGTCCGACCCCAGAGACCTGGACGACTGA